The DNA segment AAAAAAGCTACATTTAATTAACTCTCAATTACATTAAGATATCTGGTTATGGGAAGATAAATATCGCAACAACTAACACTACCTATTTTTTTAGCCATTTCTCCGTGATTCCTTGGAATTGAGACTCAATAGTATGCTTTTTCCGATTCCCATTTTGTTGATGATAGTAATGAGAATTATTGTAGTAGTAACTACTATCACCAGATACACCATTCACGACCATACCCAATACCGACAACCGTGAGTTTTCTAACAATGTCTTTGTAGTCCTAATGGCATCCGAATTAACCACACCAGGACGGGCAACTAACAATATTCCATCTGCCAATTTGCCTATAATTGAGGCATCAGCAATAAATGTTAAAGGCGGGGTGTCAATAATCACACAATCATAATCTTGGGAGGCTTCTTGCAGTAACTCGTGCATACGCTCTGAGTCTAATAGCGCAGCTGGGTTAGGCGGTATGGTTCCAGCCGTCAGCAAGTGTAAATTTACTAATGCTTCGTGACAACTCTGTGCTAAAGTAGCCTGACCCACAAGAACATTACTTAACCCAATCAAATTGCGTACTTGCCACACTTCCTGTTGGCTAGGGCGGCGCATATCAGCATCAATCAATAGCACTCGCTGTCCCATCTGGGCGGTAGCCACTGCCAAATTAGCTGTGATAAAAGACTTCCCCTCACCCGGCAAACAACTGCTTACCACAATCACCTTGAGTTTCTTGTCAGAAATTGTAAAACCAAGGTTGATTTGCAGCATTTCAAAGGCAGTATTCACCGATGAATAAGGATTATCTAATAAGGGTAATTCGGTTGTATGTTCATCACGAAGCAGCTTCGGAACTTTACCCAACAAAGGATAGTCAAATAGCTTCTCGGCTTCCTCGGCTGTTTGTACAGACTTGTCTACAGCGTCTAGCAATAAAGCAGATCCAAAAGCCAAGAGTATCCCTAAAAAGCCTCCAAGGGCTAAATTCAATTTAATGCGAGGAGAAATTGATTTGTCTGGCAATAAAGCCTCAGAAATAATCCTGGCATTCCCCACATTCTGGTTTTCCACCAATTGAACTTCTTGCAATCGTCCTAGCAGTTGTTCATAGGTATTTCTTGCCACTTGTAGCTGTCGTTGCAACTGTAGCTGTTGTTGTTCTAGTCTGGGTAAGCTTCTTAGACGTACTTGATCAAATGTAAATGCCTGCGTCAATACATCAACTTGATTCTCTAATCCCAATCGTTCTACTTCTACTTGTACCAAATTAGCAGTTAAGGCTTGCTTCAGTTCTCCTATTTGTAAATTTTGCTCTGGTATGGGCTGTGAACTACCCAGAGTTTGGGTTACTCTTCCTTCTAACTGTATTCGGAGAGCTTCTTCCTCGTTTAACAAATTAACAACTACTGGATGTTCATCTGTCAATCTTGACCTTTCCACAGCCAACTGGTCTTGAACCTTCTGGTATTCTAATAGCACTTGTTGTACGGCTCTTGACTGGCTTAAAGTGCTAAGTGCTGTAGCTTGCTCTGTGTTCAATTGCAATTGATTTTGCAAAGCACTAGAACGGCTACTAGCATCTACCAATCGCGCCCGGAGTAAAGTTATCTGATTGGATATTTCATATACCCTTTCAACTCCTTGTTTAGCTTCTTCTTCTAAAGCAACAACCTCGTTTCTTTCTTTAAACCGACGCAGTGCCAATTCTGCTTCTGAAACTTTTGCCTCAACCAGGGGTAATTGCTCGGTTAAAAATTCCCGTGCAGCTGCGGCCTGAGAACGGTTGTTAAGCACATTATTGTTCAGATAAGCAGCCATCAGTTGATTGACGGTAGACTGTGCTTCTTGAGGATCAATACTATTGTAAGAAAGTTGCAAAACATCTGTACCTCGGATAGTTGTGACTTTTAACTTCCCCAGAAAACTACCTACCCCTAAAGGTTCACCCTCCTGATTTTTTAGCTGTAAATTATCAATAGTTTGTTGGATCAGGGGATGGGAGCGAATAATTTCGGCTTGGGTGTCCAGAGGGTTAGAGAGATTTGTCAATCTACTTAGCTCTCCTACCCGCTCACTGACACCTGTCAGAGAAGAAACACTACTTTGCTTATCAAAAATCAGCTTGCCTTCGGCTTGATAAATCGGCTTTTGGCTAAAAGTAACGAACGCTGTAAAGCCAAAAACAGAAGTGATGATGGTTGCTATGAGCAACCATCGTCTTTTCACTGTCAGCCAATACTGTTGTAAATTAATCTCGTCTTGGTCTTCTTGATAGGAAGGCATAAACTAGATGACTCAAATTATACAGGTATTTTATATTGCTATATTGCGACTATAGCTTATTTTTAGTCCATGGCAGTTGCCCTTAAGTATTACATAGTACCTTATCTTATGGAAAGAATAGCACTTAGTCAATTTATTTTTATACGCCCTATAGTTCTATGCTTTTTACCAGAACTAGGGTGTAGGGTGTGGGAGTTCAAGAAAAAGTTGAGCAATAAAATTAACAGTTTATTGATGGAGAAAAGCCAAGTTTATTCCCTATTAAGTCCGCTGAATTTATTGATGGATATACCATAAAACCCTTACTACACAACAGATGCAATAAAACAAACAGGTTTTTTATTGAGCAGGTTGTCTGTATAAAACCTATAAAAATATGTTTTTACTCAAAAGTAATATTATTTAAAATCAATGAGCATATGAAACATAAAGTAAATTAGTAATTATTATTACTAATTTATTTAACTATTATCAAAACAGCGTCTTCAAAAAATAGGAGACAGTGATTTTATGCTGTTTATCCATCAAAAACATCGAAAATTAGCCAAATATTCTAGTGACTTTAATTTCGTAAAATATTTTCTGGACAATTGCTGAAACCACTAAAAATGTAGGATAATACCTTACCCAGTAAGCATCCTGGGGAAAGCAGGTTTCTTGTTGATTAGAAAAAAAACGTAATATTACAAATTCTTATTATGGCAATATTACCGTACTTTTTTGCTGAACCTACAATATATTTTACCTTTCTAGTTGGTGTTGTCATCTCTAAGTAAGTGTGTCTACAAAGGGTTCTATTAAGCGCATCTTAACAGAAAAACTGCCTTCGGGTATTTTTACTGGTAAAGATAATTGAACTTTACGTAGCCAGTTAAAAAAAATACGTCAAAAAGATACGTAATTTTTCCGTATCTTTAAGTGTCGAAATATAGGATACATATATATTGGAGGAAAAATGTAGTAAATACAACTTGTTATTGTAAGGCTATGTACTTTTCCACAGGTGTTTTTAGTTTGGAAAAAAACCTAAGTGACTATTAATATTACTGTTGGCAAAAATAAATTATCCGAAAATAATAATATCCTCTTTGGAAATGTTATTTCTATCCTGTTGTTATTGGCGGATATCTTGGGATTAATCTTGAGTCTATCTATCGCCTTATGGTTGCGATGGGGTCAAAATCTGAATGGTTTTGACCCTTTGATTTATCTATTTGCTTTGTTAGTTATTGCAGGAC comes from the Nodularia sp. NIES-3585 genome and includes:
- a CDS encoding polysaccharide biosynthesis tyrosine autokinase yields the protein MPSYQEDQDEINLQQYWLTVKRRWLLIATIITSVFGFTAFVTFSQKPIYQAEGKLIFDKQSSVSSLTGVSERVGELSRLTNLSNPLDTQAEIIRSHPLIQQTIDNLQLKNQEGEPLGVGSFLGKLKVTTIRGTDVLQLSYNSIDPQEAQSTVNQLMAAYLNNNVLNNRSQAAAAREFLTEQLPLVEAKVSEAELALRRFKERNEVVALEEEAKQGVERVYEISNQITLLRARLVDASSRSSALQNQLQLNTEQATALSTLSQSRAVQQVLLEYQKVQDQLAVERSRLTDEHPVVVNLLNEEEALRIQLEGRVTQTLGSSQPIPEQNLQIGELKQALTANLVQVEVERLGLENQVDVLTQAFTFDQVRLRSLPRLEQQQLQLQRQLQVARNTYEQLLGRLQEVQLVENQNVGNARIISEALLPDKSISPRIKLNLALGGFLGILLAFGSALLLDAVDKSVQTAEEAEKLFDYPLLGKVPKLLRDEHTTELPLLDNPYSSVNTAFEMLQINLGFTISDKKLKVIVVSSCLPGEGKSFITANLAVATAQMGQRVLLIDADMRRPSQQEVWQVRNLIGLSNVLVGQATLAQSCHEALVNLHLLTAGTIPPNPAALLDSERMHELLQEASQDYDCVIIDTPPLTFIADASIIGKLADGILLVARPGVVNSDAIRTTKTLLENSRLSVLGMVVNGVSGDSSYYYNNSHYYHQQNGNRKKHTIESQFQGITEKWLKK